CCCGTTCGCGATCAACCGTGCGGCGGCGTTCGGGCTAGCGACCGTAGCGAAGAGCATGCTGCCGAGCCAGCTCGAAGGCTACACGTCGACCCTGTGGCCGTACAAGTATGATCCCAATAAGGCCAGAGCCCTACTCTCGGAAGCCGGGTACGGCAAGGGGTTCAGCGTGACGATCGCGTTCAACGCGGGGAACACCGAACGCGAGCAGACCGCGGTGCTCGCGCAGGCCGCCCTGCACAACGTCGGCGTGGATGCGAAGGTCGAGGGCATCCCGTGGGGGACGTTCGTCAACAACTACCAGGACGGCAAGATGGCGATGTTCGTGTTGAGCGGCCTGGAACTCCCGATCGTGGACGACTATGTCGACCACATCTTCTACTCGAAAAGCGCCGGCGCCAAGGGGAACTTCGCATTTTACAGCAATCCCCAGGTCGACCGACTGATCGACCAG
The nucleotide sequence above comes from bacterium. Encoded proteins:
- a CDS encoding ABC transporter substrate-binding protein, whose translation is PFAINRAAAFGLATVAKSMLPSQLEGYTSTLWPYKYDPNKARALLSEAGYGKGFSVTIAFNAGNTEREQTAVLAQAALHNVGVDAKVEGIPWGTFVNNYQDGKMAMFVLSGLELPIVDDYVDHIFYSKSAGAKGNFAFYSNPQVDRLIDQLGGTTDPAKRKQIVFDMQRLINADVPSVPIYDALLMYAHRAWVKGWVLYPSGNWYFYPVEKRA